Proteins encoded in a region of the Phocoena phocoena chromosome X, mPhoPho1.1, whole genome shotgun sequence genome:
- the TCEAL7 gene encoding transcription elongation factor A protein-like 7 — MQKSCKENEGKPKCSVPKREEERPYGEFERQQTEGNFRQRLLQSLEEFKEDIDYRHFKDEEKTREGDEMERCLEEIRGLRKKFRALHSNHRHSRDRPYPI, encoded by the coding sequence ATGCAAAAATCCtgcaaagaaaatgaaggaaagccCAAGTGCAGCGTGCCAAAGAGGGAGGAAGAACGCCCCTATGGAGAATTCGAACGCCAGCAAACAGAAGGGAATTTTAGGCAAAGGTTGCTTCAGTCTCTCGAGGAATTTAAAGAGGACATAGACTATAGGCATTTTAAGGATGAAGAAAAGACAAGAGAGGGAGACGAGATGGAAAGGTGTTTGGAAGAGATAAGGGGTCTGAGAAAGAAATTTAGGGCTCTGCATTCTAACCATAGGCATTCTCGGGACCGTCCTTATCCCATTTAA